In one window of Candidatus Neomarinimicrobiota bacterium DNA:
- a CDS encoding M4 family metallopeptidase codes for MRSKTADRGRAFVRFQQIYSGIPILGGELILQVNSFNNILSANGEVLPDIDVDTSPQVTAAEAQEKALQVALREYGQKYAIERDSLNVTDPELWIYNPTLLGLNVNITHLVWRMEVLSKDMIPLRELVLIDAHLGMVVLHFNQVETALYREIYDHNNVPGKPLPGDPGDLMRIEGQGLTGIPDVDTAYDYAGDTYDFYLNNHGRDSINNAGMDIVVTTRYFSAIPNAYWDGSNLQMIFTEGLPADDIVAHEYTHGVTYYESKLFYYMQSGAINEASSDIWGEFVDLTNGQGNDDPSVRWLLGEDSLLGAIRDMRTPSAYNQPDRMASPLYDCDPLFLDNGGVHTNSGVASKAAYLLTDGDTFNGYTVVGLGIDKVADLFYEVQTNLLTSASDYQDLYDALLQAAINLGFDASDSQQVQNAVDATEMNQQPSSCPAPEAPVCDADFPVNLFFDDLETPSYGNWTHGAIVGVDEWYYPQNPNPYDIFGWDPTYATSGQYNFWGYDQWDTSDIYMAMTFDLSLPAGSSPYIHFNHAYHFESDGAGDYDAGVIEYSTDGGTSWIDAGALIIDNGYTGTISDLYGNPLGGREAFCGRSNGYISTRLDLSTLAGQPVRFRFRIGTDSALDAFGWFIDDIRIYTCGSTPGSTPLRPTNLTATAVSSNQVDLSWTDNSADEDGLRIERKTSSAGSFSQIATVAADTTSYSDTSVTLGQSYYYCYRVRAYNANGDSGYSNEATVSSAPFQSFDSGKTDGSPDSPCFIATAAYGSPYSDNVDLLRGFRDRYLMAHSIGKKWVSLYYRYSPPVARLIAHHPAMKRGVRLILFPFVAISAGMIQTSTFQKGLIFCFIVGFPLGMALLCKGRKAD; via the coding sequence ATGCGGAGCAAGACGGCTGACCGGGGCCGAGCCTTTGTCCGTTTCCAACAGATCTATTCCGGCATACCCATCCTGGGGGGAGAGCTCATCCTGCAGGTGAACTCCTTTAACAACATCCTCTCAGCAAATGGTGAGGTCTTACCCGACATCGATGTCGATACATCTCCCCAAGTGACCGCGGCAGAAGCCCAGGAAAAGGCTCTCCAGGTCGCTCTTAGGGAATACGGCCAGAAATACGCCATTGAAAGGGATTCCCTTAATGTCACCGACCCCGAGCTCTGGATCTATAACCCCACTCTCCTCGGACTGAATGTGAACATTACCCACCTGGTGTGGCGGATGGAAGTCCTCTCAAAAGACATGATTCCCCTACGGGAACTGGTTCTGATAGACGCCCACCTGGGCATGGTGGTCCTCCACTTCAACCAGGTCGAAACGGCCTTATACCGCGAGATCTACGACCACAACAATGTCCCGGGAAAGCCGCTGCCCGGTGATCCTGGGGATTTGATGCGAATCGAAGGTCAAGGGCTAACCGGCATTCCCGATGTCGATACCGCCTATGATTATGCGGGAGATACCTACGATTTCTACTTAAACAACCATGGCCGAGACAGCATCAACAACGCGGGAATGGACATTGTAGTAACCACGCGTTACTTTTCGGCTATCCCCAATGCTTATTGGGACGGCTCTAATCTTCAGATGATTTTTACTGAGGGGCTGCCTGCGGATGATATCGTTGCACACGAGTATACTCACGGCGTAACATATTATGAATCTAAACTTTTTTACTACATGCAATCAGGGGCCATTAATGAGGCCTCTTCTGATATCTGGGGAGAATTCGTCGATCTCACCAACGGACAGGGAAATGATGATCCCAGCGTCCGGTGGTTGCTCGGTGAAGATTCTTTACTTGGCGCTATTCGAGACATGAGAACTCCCTCGGCCTATAATCAGCCCGATAGGATGGCAAGTCCTCTTTATGACTGTGATCCATTGTTTTTAGACAACGGTGGGGTTCACACCAACAGCGGGGTGGCCAGCAAGGCGGCCTACTTGCTGACCGATGGGGATACCTTTAATGGCTACACCGTGGTCGGCCTGGGGATTGACAAGGTGGCGGACCTTTTCTATGAGGTCCAGACCAACCTCCTCACCTCGGCAAGCGACTACCAGGACCTATACGATGCCTTACTGCAGGCTGCCATCAATCTGGGATTCGATGCCTCTGATAGTCAGCAAGTACAGAATGCGGTGGACGCAACCGAGATGAACCAACAACCATCCTCATGCCCTGCTCCAGAAGCCCCGGTATGTGATGCCGACTTTCCCGTTAACCTCTTTTTCGATGACTTGGAAACCCCCAGCTACGGCAACTGGACCCATGGGGCGATTGTTGGGGTGGATGAATGGTACTATCCTCAGAATCCTAATCCCTATGATATTTTTGGTTGGGATCCCACTTATGCCACTAGTGGTCAGTATAACTTCTGGGGTTACGATCAATGGGATACTTCAGACATCTACATGGCGATGACTTTCGATCTATCGCTGCCGGCAGGTAGTTCACCGTACATACATTTCAACCATGCCTACCACTTTGAGAGTGATGGCGCTGGAGATTATGATGCTGGGGTGATCGAATATAGCACCGATGGAGGAACCAGTTGGATTGACGCGGGTGCGCTCATTATAGACAATGGATACACTGGGACTATCAGTGATCTCTATGGAAATCCTCTGGGAGGCAGGGAAGCATTTTGCGGAAGGAGCAATGGGTACATTTCCACACGCCTTGATCTGAGCACGCTGGCAGGCCAACCCGTTCGCTTCCGCTTTCGGATTGGTACAGACTCTGCTCTCGACGCATTTGGCTGGTTCATCGACGACATTCGTATCTATACTTGTGGGAGTACTCCTGGGAGTACTCCATTGCGCCCGACAAACCTCACAGCCACAGCGGTATCCAGCAACCAGGTAGACCTCTCGTGGACCGATAATTCGGCCGATGAGGATGGGCTCAGAATCGAGAGGAAGACAAGCAGCGCCGGATCGTTTAGCCAAATTGCAACTGTGGCCGCTGATACCACTTCTTATAGCGATACGAGCGTAACCCTGGGACAATCTTACTACTACTGCTACAGGGTGAGGGCTTATAATGCCAATGGAGACTCCGGCTACAGCAATGAGGCAACGGTTTCCAGCGCTCCATTCCAATCTTTTGACTCGGGAAAAACCGATGGCAGTCCTGATTCCCCCTGCTTTATCGCCACGGCGGCTTACGGCTCGCCGTATAGCGACAACGTTGATCTCCTCCGCGGCTTCCGGGATAGATACCTCATGGCTCATTCCATCGGCAAGAAATGGGTCTCCCTCTACTATCGATACAGTCCTCCCGTGGCACGACTCATAGCGCATCACCCCGCAATGAAAAGGGGGGTTCGCCTGATCCTCTTCCCCTTTGTTGCCATCAGCGCCGGGATGATTCAAACGTCTACCTTTCAGAAGGGTCTTATCTTCTGTTTCATCGTAGGTTTCCCGTTGGGGATGGCCTTGCTGTGCAAAGGGCGTAAAGCCGATA